Proteins encoded together in one Yersinia mollaretii ATCC 43969 window:
- the tssH gene encoding type VI secretion system ATPase TssH — translation MTTHSAHLLRRLNPYCAQALAGAATLCQTRAHAEITVEHWLLKLLEQGEGDITVIARRYEWDMDSLWQGLLAHLDTLPRTVQGKPQLSAALQQLIKSAWLDASLQEDADAVRSVHLLSALINSPSLLAADAAWPLLSLSTTQLHRLLPLLDSQSDERPEVQQAAALADSPVNLTNEAATTTSTSGQPQLNDALQAALDKFTLDVTAKAKTGQIDPIFGRDTEIRQMVDILSRRRKNNPILVGEPGVGKTALVEGLALRIAEGNVPDSLKTVSLRTLDLGLLQAGAGVKGEFEQRLKNVIEAVQQSPTPVLLFIDEAHTIIGAGNQAGGADAANLLKPALARGELRTIAATTWSEYKQYFERDAALERRFQMVKVDEPDDAKASLMLRGLKGRYAQHHGVHILDSAITAAVTLSRRFLTGRQLPDKAVDLLDTAGARVRMSIDTLPVALMEINAELAALAMEQQAIEQDLLLLPSIGSTRLSEIDQRRAELLVGQQTLEQQYAAEQRLTALIIDARQDIANAAHLARLQEELSQIQGNAPLLSLDVDVRTVATVIADWTGVPLSSLLKDEQTDLLQLENHLATRVVGQDAALVEMAQRLRAAKTGLTSENGPLGVFLLVGPSGVGKTETALALADTLFGGEKSLITINMSEYQEAHTVSQLKGSPPGYVGYGQGGILTEAVRKRPYSVVLLDEVEKAHADVINLFYQVFDRGFMRDGEGREIDFRNTVILMTANLGSDHLMQLLDEQPEATHSDLHELLRPILRDHFQPALLARFQTLIYRPLDATALRTIVEMKLAQVAKRLNKHYGLHCTIEESLYDTLVAACLLPDTGARNIDSLLNQQILPVLSQQLLSRMSEQQRTTSLTLGWDEAEGITLGFGD, via the coding sequence CCCATCTGGATACTTTGCCGCGCACGGTGCAGGGCAAACCCCAGTTGTCAGCTGCGTTACAGCAACTGATCAAAAGTGCCTGGCTGGATGCCTCGTTGCAGGAAGATGCCGATGCGGTGCGCTCGGTTCATCTGTTATCTGCTCTGATAAATTCGCCATCATTATTGGCCGCCGATGCCGCCTGGCCGTTGCTCAGCCTGAGCACCACCCAGTTACACCGCTTGCTACCGTTGTTGGACAGCCAATCCGACGAGCGCCCTGAAGTTCAGCAGGCTGCGGCACTGGCAGACAGCCCGGTCAATCTGACCAATGAGGCAGCGACTACTACCTCTACCAGTGGCCAGCCGCAACTCAATGACGCCCTGCAAGCGGCGCTGGATAAATTTACCCTCGATGTGACTGCTAAAGCGAAAACCGGGCAGATTGACCCGATTTTTGGTCGCGATACCGAGATCCGCCAGATGGTCGACATCCTGTCGCGCCGCCGTAAAAACAACCCGATTCTGGTCGGTGAACCGGGTGTGGGTAAAACCGCCTTGGTTGAAGGGCTGGCGCTGCGCATTGCCGAAGGTAACGTGCCGGATAGCCTGAAAACCGTCAGCCTGCGCACCCTGGACTTGGGCCTGTTGCAAGCCGGGGCTGGGGTCAAAGGCGAGTTCGAACAGCGGCTGAAAAATGTTATTGAAGCAGTGCAACAATCACCGACGCCAGTGCTGCTGTTTATCGACGAAGCCCACACCATCATCGGTGCCGGTAATCAGGCCGGTGGCGCAGATGCCGCCAACCTGCTGAAACCGGCACTGGCGCGTGGCGAGTTGCGCACCATCGCTGCCACCACCTGGTCGGAGTACAAACAGTATTTTGAGCGTGATGCCGCATTAGAACGCCGCTTCCAGATGGTGAAAGTTGACGAGCCGGACGACGCCAAAGCCAGCCTGATGCTGCGCGGCTTAAAGGGCCGCTACGCCCAGCACCACGGCGTGCATATTCTGGATTCTGCTATTACCGCTGCGGTTACCCTGTCGCGGCGCTTCCTGACCGGTCGCCAACTGCCGGATAAAGCGGTGGACCTGCTCGATACTGCCGGTGCCCGCGTGCGCATGAGCATCGACACGCTACCGGTCGCGCTGATGGAAATTAACGCCGAACTGGCTGCATTGGCGATGGAGCAACAGGCCATCGAACAGGATTTGCTCCTGCTGCCGAGTATCGGTTCAACCCGCTTATCTGAGATTGACCAACGCCGCGCAGAACTGCTGGTTGGGCAGCAAACGCTTGAACAGCAATATGCAGCAGAGCAACGCCTCACCGCCCTGATTATCGACGCGCGTCAGGATATCGCCAACGCGGCACATCTGGCCAGGTTGCAGGAAGAGTTAAGTCAGATTCAGGGTAATGCGCCGCTGCTGTCGCTGGATGTTGATGTGCGCACGGTGGCGACGGTTATCGCCGACTGGACAGGCGTGCCGTTGAGCAGCCTGCTGAAAGACGAACAGACCGATTTATTGCAACTGGAAAACCACCTCGCGACCCGGGTGGTCGGTCAGGATGCGGCGCTGGTTGAGATGGCGCAACGCCTGCGCGCCGCCAAAACCGGCCTGACGTCCGAAAATGGCCCGCTGGGGGTGTTCCTGCTGGTTGGCCCCAGTGGGGTGGGCAAAACCGAGACTGCGCTGGCACTGGCCGACACACTGTTCGGTGGCGAGAAATCGCTGATCACCATCAACATGTCTGAATATCAGGAGGCGCACACCGTTTCTCAGTTGAAAGGTTCGCCACCGGGCTATGTCGGTTACGGTCAGGGCGGCATTCTGACCGAGGCGGTGCGCAAGCGCCCGTACAGCGTGGTGCTGCTTGACGAAGTTGAGAAAGCGCACGCTGATGTCATTAACCTGTTCTATCAGGTATTTGACCGTGGCTTTATGCGCGACGGTGAAGGGCGCGAAATTGATTTTCGTAACACCGTGATCCTGATGACCGCCAATCTGGGCAGTGATCATCTGATGCAGTTACTGGATGAACAACCGGAAGCGACCCATAGCGATCTGCATGAACTGCTGCGCCCGATCCTGCGCGACCACTTCCAGCCCGCCTTGCTGGCCCGCTTCCAGACCCTGATCTACCGCCCACTGGATGCCACCGCGTTGCGTACCATCGTCGAGATGAAACTGGCACAGGTCGCTAAACGCCTGAACAAACATTACGGCCTGCACTGCACCATTGAGGAAAGCCTGTACGACACGCTGGTTGCCGCCTGCCTGCTGCCGGACACTGGCGCGCGCAATATCGATAGCCTACTGAACCAGCAAATCTTGCCGGTGTTGAGCCAGCAACTGTTAAGCCGTATGAGCGAGCAACAGCGCACCACTTCGCTGACGTTGGGCTGGGATGAAGCCGAAGGGATCACTTTGGGGTTTGGTGACTAA